The Agromyces mariniharenae genome includes a window with the following:
- the cofD gene encoding 2-phospho-L-lactate transferase codes for MRITVLAGGVGGARYVRGVREEVRRRWPDGNGGSAASLRPAQDTAVDVVVNTGDDLWLAGVRLMPDFDSLLYALAGVNDADRGWGRAGETERVAAELREWGVGWPWFTLGDLDLGTHLARTAWLREGRTVSEVAERLQRRWPLGVHLLPATDTEVDTHVLVADPEEVDGERELHFQEWWTRYRASLPALAFRQRNLDVARPARGVVEAILGADVVLLAPSNPVVSIGTIVSIPGIREAIAATHAPVVGVSPIIGGKVVRGMADACLPAIGVATTAEAVGRHYGARSAGGLLDGWLVDESDAAAVDALAGTGLVAASVPLWMRDLDTSAALAGAALDLAERLRGS; via the coding sequence GTGCGGATCACGGTGCTCGCGGGCGGGGTCGGAGGCGCGCGCTACGTGCGCGGCGTGCGCGAGGAGGTCCGACGGCGGTGGCCCGACGGGAACGGCGGGAGCGCGGCATCCCTTCGACCGGCTCAGGACACCGCCGTCGACGTCGTCGTGAACACCGGCGACGACCTGTGGCTCGCGGGCGTGCGGCTCATGCCCGACTTCGACTCGCTGCTCTACGCGCTCGCCGGCGTCAACGACGCCGACCGCGGGTGGGGCCGCGCAGGGGAGACCGAGCGCGTCGCCGCCGAGCTCCGCGAATGGGGCGTCGGCTGGCCGTGGTTCACGCTCGGCGACCTCGACCTCGGCACGCACCTCGCTCGCACCGCGTGGCTCCGCGAAGGACGCACCGTGTCCGAGGTGGCCGAGCGCCTGCAGCGGCGCTGGCCGCTCGGCGTGCACCTGCTGCCGGCGACCGACACCGAGGTCGACACGCACGTGCTCGTGGCCGACCCCGAGGAGGTCGACGGCGAGCGCGAGCTGCACTTCCAGGAGTGGTGGACACGGTACCGCGCGAGCCTGCCCGCCCTCGCGTTCCGACAGCGGAACCTCGACGTCGCGCGGCCGGCGCGGGGCGTGGTCGAGGCGATCCTCGGCGCCGACGTCGTGCTCCTCGCTCCGTCCAACCCGGTGGTGTCCATCGGCACGATCGTGTCGATCCCCGGGATCCGCGAGGCCATCGCCGCGACGCACGCGCCCGTCGTCGGCGTCTCCCCCATCATCGGCGGCAAGGTCGTGCGCGGCATGGCCGACGCGTGCCTCCCCGCGATCGGCGTCGCGACCACGGCCGAGGCGGTCGGCCGCCACTACGGTGCGCGCAGCGCGGGCGGCCTGCTCGACGGCTGGCTCGTCGACGAGTCGGATGCCGCCGCGGTCGACGCCCTCGCCGGAACCGGGCTCGTCGCGGCATCCGTGCCCCTCTGGATGCGCGACCTCGACACGTCGGCCGCCCTCGCAGGCGCCGCGCTGGACCTCGCCGAGCGCCTCCGCGGGTCCTGA
- a CDS encoding HNH endonuclease signature motif containing protein: MTQPLPALEPLEQHIEEVHAAWVGAMPAFGASIESTQVDLEQMSDAGLVRVQELLARVRRDTDALLARAAAEVARRSGPAFGESGLAKSQGFHSATRLIAASTGGSRHDAARLIAVGEATAERASFTGERLPSRHPHVARSVVAAEISLEAAAAITSMLDRVALRADPDLADRVEAALAQLARQVPLDVLTRGVREAEARLDADGVEPREEELRQERSLTFREDARGVVHLNARLDPEGAAHIKAAIEALVSDALRRREQGGDDARPIVDDSRTISQIQADALAQLARHALGCAQTLPALAKTTVVVRIDLESMRDGIGIAHIDGIDQPISAGTARRMAADAELIPAVLGGASVPLDLGRAARLFSRSQRLALGERDGGCASCGQNIAYVEAHHIDWWERDAGPTDLSNGVLLCSSCHHRIHRDGWGIHATATSVWFIPPPHVDPERRPRLGGRARFDVGAALIA, from the coding sequence ATGACGCAGCCCCTCCCGGCGCTCGAGCCACTCGAGCAGCACATCGAGGAGGTGCACGCCGCCTGGGTCGGCGCGATGCCGGCGTTCGGAGCTTCCATCGAGAGCACGCAGGTCGATCTCGAGCAGATGAGCGACGCCGGACTCGTTCGCGTGCAGGAACTGCTCGCCCGGGTCCGCCGCGATACCGACGCCCTCCTCGCCCGAGCGGCGGCCGAGGTGGCTCGCCGATCCGGACCCGCCTTCGGCGAATCCGGACTGGCCAAGTCGCAGGGCTTCCACTCGGCGACTCGGCTCATCGCGGCATCGACCGGCGGCTCGCGACATGATGCCGCCCGCCTCATCGCGGTCGGCGAGGCGACCGCTGAGCGAGCATCGTTCACCGGCGAGCGGCTCCCGTCGAGGCATCCGCACGTCGCGCGCTCGGTCGTCGCGGCCGAGATCTCACTCGAGGCGGCCGCCGCCATCACGTCGATGCTCGACCGGGTCGCATTGCGCGCCGACCCCGATCTCGCCGACCGGGTCGAGGCGGCGCTCGCGCAGCTGGCACGGCAGGTGCCGCTCGACGTGCTGACGCGCGGCGTACGCGAAGCCGAGGCTCGACTCGACGCCGACGGAGTGGAGCCGCGCGAAGAGGAGCTGCGGCAGGAGCGTTCACTCACCTTCCGAGAGGACGCTCGCGGCGTGGTGCACCTGAACGCCCGACTCGATCCCGAGGGCGCCGCGCACATCAAGGCCGCGATCGAGGCGTTGGTGAGCGACGCACTTCGCCGCCGAGAGCAGGGCGGCGACGATGCACGTCCGATCGTCGACGACTCGCGCACGATCTCGCAGATCCAGGCCGACGCGCTGGCGCAGCTCGCCCGACACGCCCTGGGATGCGCCCAGACCTTGCCGGCGCTCGCGAAGACCACCGTGGTCGTGCGCATCGACCTCGAGTCGATGCGCGACGGCATCGGCATCGCGCACATCGACGGCATCGACCAACCGATCTCAGCCGGAACGGCTCGGCGGATGGCCGCCGATGCCGAACTCATTCCTGCCGTGCTGGGCGGCGCGAGTGTCCCGCTCGACCTCGGCCGCGCCGCTCGACTCTTCTCCCGTTCGCAGCGACTCGCCCTCGGTGAGCGCGACGGCGGCTGCGCGTCGTGCGGCCAGAACATCGCCTACGTCGAAGCCCATCACATCGACTGGTGGGAGCGCGATGCCGGACCGACAGATCTCTCCAACGGAGTGCTGCTCTGCAGCTCCTGCCATCACCGAATACATCGCGATGGGTGGGGCATCCATGCGACAGCGACCTCGGTCTGGTTCATCCCGCCACCGCACGTCGATCCCGAGCGACGACCGCGACTCGGTGGTCGAGCACGCTTCGATGTGGGCGCGGCGCTGATCGCGTAG
- a CDS encoding plasmid pRiA4b ORF-3 family protein, producing the protein MAVQHRILTLKFVVIGLSQPVTRIVDVSASLRMAELHGLILPLFAWEDSASHRFIDHPIDGPRFGDDEYAGYARSATRRRVWEMEHWCRDADGHVSECEWTSTVGAAFDSLPFGSSAVLYYEYGSTQCPEWRYGEPCLARQLDIADGRHRHGWTIAISVDAVRSARRAEPAALLRGTGRAPLVEAGGPAAYEEMLGVLTDPMHAKRPELCSWIEDRIGVWATSQPLARADFDVEATRVLIASTRRGASDHRDPSPFRALLARTERWHPAHRIELLSAAQRAGVASGGLPDRSQAAAFTSAVAARLAALSSTRTESAPIAAESALVTSDPLSASFDDVLRRLRFAYRRSGVLLRSRAGDEALVDPRVLLDRYAARYWALPSDTDLAIAIALAVAEGLPDDELPARVEHVAGLRPGSIDRADIDPSVRYLATCGGASRQPLEGRDRAALARLVLRW; encoded by the coding sequence GTGGCTGTTCAACACCGGATCCTCACGTTGAAGTTCGTCGTGATCGGGCTCTCGCAGCCCGTGACTCGAATCGTCGATGTCTCGGCGTCGCTCCGGATGGCGGAGCTGCACGGACTGATCCTGCCCCTCTTCGCTTGGGAGGACTCTGCCTCGCACCGGTTCATCGATCATCCGATCGATGGGCCCAGGTTCGGCGACGACGAGTACGCCGGCTACGCGCGATCAGCGACGCGCCGCCGAGTCTGGGAGATGGAGCACTGGTGCCGTGACGCCGACGGGCACGTCAGCGAATGCGAATGGACCTCGACGGTCGGCGCGGCCTTCGATTCGCTTCCGTTCGGTTCGAGCGCGGTGCTCTACTACGAGTACGGATCGACCCAGTGTCCGGAGTGGAGATACGGTGAGCCGTGCCTGGCGCGGCAGCTGGACATTGCAGACGGCCGGCACCGGCACGGCTGGACGATCGCGATCTCAGTCGACGCCGTCCGTTCGGCTCGGCGTGCGGAGCCGGCCGCGCTCCTCCGAGGAACCGGGCGCGCACCGCTCGTGGAGGCCGGCGGCCCCGCCGCGTACGAGGAGATGCTCGGTGTGCTCACGGACCCGATGCACGCCAAGCGTCCAGAACTCTGCTCCTGGATCGAGGATCGAATCGGGGTCTGGGCGACATCCCAACCCCTCGCACGCGCCGACTTCGATGTCGAGGCGACACGGGTGCTGATCGCGTCGACTCGACGCGGCGCCTCCGATCACCGGGACCCGTCGCCATTTCGCGCCCTGCTCGCGCGGACCGAGCGATGGCACCCCGCCCACCGGATCGAGCTCCTGAGCGCCGCGCAACGTGCCGGAGTCGCGAGTGGAGGGCTCCCCGACCGGTCCCAGGCTGCGGCATTCACGTCTGCGGTCGCAGCGCGCCTTGCGGCGCTGTCGAGCACGCGAACGGAATCGGCGCCGATCGCGGCGGAATCGGCTCTGGTCACGTCGGACCCGCTGTCGGCTTCATTCGACGACGTGCTCCGGCGGCTCCGGTTCGCCTACCGGCGCAGCGGCGTCCTCTTGCGCAGTCGCGCCGGGGATGAGGCGCTCGTGGATCCGCGCGTCCTGCTGGACCGGTACGCAGCGCGCTACTGGGCCCTCCCGTCCGATACGGACCTGGCAATCGCCATCGCACTTGCTGTGGCGGAGGGCCTGCCCGACGACGAGCTTCCCGCGCGGGTCGAGCACGTCGCAGGCCTACGCCCTGGGTCGATCGACCGCGCCGACATCGACCCTTCGGTCAGGTATCTCGCGACCTGCGGAGGGGCGTCTCGCCAACCGCTCGAGGGTCGCGACCGCGCTGCACTCGCGCGGCTCGTCCTCCGATGGTGA
- a CDS encoding elongation factor G: MNSASTPTHRTIALVGGAGSGKTTLAEALLFRAGAIGRAGTVEQGNTVCDHEPEEIARGTTLGLSLAHFDWTGPDGTAHAVTLADTPGHPDFVGGVDTALAVADVALIVVSAVDGVTAGTRFAWAAAEAAGVPRIVVVTQEDKARADFRRVLGELHAAFGDRLWALELPLGEEQAFRAIADVLSEHALVYDDSGRHHDEPLPPEAEAEEHRMHLEVTEEIVSHDDEQLEAYLEGKEPPAEELERTLATEVATGEAVPVVVASGVTGTGIDRLADLLCALSPTALDHDGRIMIGGATADDDDDADGGRDTGTEHRVAPSPGGETLVHVFRTVADPFVGQISMLKVLSGVLRTGDKLRNATTGADERIHGLFRLRGAEHLPVGELRAGEVGAVAKLTGSPSGSLLWSRSSGTARPAQLPRRAPVFAVSLTPNSQSDDEKLSTALGRLLAEDPTLVVERAGGQTILRGLGDTHVAVAVERLARIFGVNVTTGPAPVAYRETIAGPAQAEGKLKKQSGGHGQFAVVQLRVSPLPPGDGFEFVDKVVGGSVPRAYIPAVEKGARDALAQGGPQGHPVVDVRVELYDGKSHSVDSSEMAFRTAAAMGVKAALAEAGTVVLEPVSLVTVTVPSDLQGTVLTDLSGRRGRVSATESAEDGRARVVATVPEAELARYVLDLRSMTGGQAELTITPDRYAKAPSTAKA; this comes from the coding sequence ATGAACTCGGCATCGACCCCGACCCACCGGACCATCGCCCTCGTGGGCGGGGCAGGCTCGGGCAAGACGACACTGGCGGAAGCCCTGCTGTTCCGGGCGGGCGCCATCGGCAGAGCAGGCACGGTGGAGCAGGGGAACACCGTCTGCGACCACGAGCCCGAGGAGATCGCGCGAGGCACGACCCTCGGGCTCTCCCTTGCCCACTTCGACTGGACCGGCCCCGACGGCACCGCGCACGCGGTCACCCTGGCCGACACCCCCGGCCATCCCGATTTCGTCGGCGGCGTCGACACGGCACTGGCGGTGGCGGATGTCGCGCTCATCGTCGTGAGCGCGGTCGACGGCGTCACGGCGGGCACGCGGTTCGCCTGGGCGGCGGCCGAGGCCGCGGGCGTGCCGCGCATCGTGGTCGTGACGCAGGAGGACAAGGCGCGCGCGGACTTCCGCCGCGTGCTCGGCGAGCTGCACGCGGCGTTCGGCGACCGGCTCTGGGCGCTCGAGCTGCCGCTCGGCGAGGAGCAGGCGTTCCGCGCCATCGCCGACGTGCTGAGCGAGCACGCCCTCGTGTACGACGACTCGGGTCGCCACCATGACGAGCCGCTGCCGCCCGAGGCGGAGGCCGAGGAGCACCGGATGCACCTCGAGGTGACCGAGGAGATCGTCTCGCACGACGACGAGCAGCTCGAGGCGTACCTCGAGGGCAAGGAGCCGCCGGCCGAGGAACTCGAGCGTACGCTGGCCACGGAGGTCGCGACCGGCGAGGCGGTGCCCGTGGTCGTGGCATCCGGTGTCACGGGAACCGGCATCGACCGACTGGCCGACCTGCTCTGCGCCCTCTCGCCGACGGCGCTCGACCACGACGGCCGCATCATGATCGGCGGCGCGACGGCCGACGACGATGACGACGCCGACGGCGGCCGCGACACGGGCACCGAGCATCGCGTCGCGCCGAGCCCGGGCGGCGAGACGCTCGTGCACGTGTTCCGCACGGTCGCCGATCCGTTCGTCGGGCAGATCTCAATGCTGAAGGTGCTGTCGGGCGTGCTGCGCACGGGCGACAAGCTGCGCAACGCGACGACCGGCGCCGACGAGCGCATCCACGGTCTGTTCCGCCTGCGCGGCGCCGAGCACCTGCCCGTCGGCGAACTCCGCGCGGGCGAGGTCGGCGCGGTCGCCAAGCTCACCGGATCGCCGTCGGGATCGCTGCTCTGGTCGCGTTCGAGTGGCACCGCGCGTCCGGCGCAGCTGCCCCGGCGCGCGCCCGTGTTCGCGGTGAGCCTCACGCCCAACTCCCAGTCCGACGACGAGAAGCTGTCGACCGCGCTCGGTCGCCTGCTCGCCGAGGATCCGACCCTCGTGGTCGAGCGCGCCGGCGGCCAGACGATCCTGCGCGGGCTCGGCGACACGCACGTCGCGGTCGCGGTCGAGCGCCTCGCCCGCATCTTCGGGGTCAACGTCACGACCGGTCCCGCACCCGTGGCGTACCGCGAGACGATCGCCGGCCCGGCCCAGGCCGAGGGCAAGCTCAAGAAGCAATCGGGCGGGCACGGCCAGTTCGCGGTCGTGCAGCTGCGGGTCTCCCCGCTGCCTCCGGGCGACGGCTTCGAGTTCGTCGACAAGGTCGTCGGCGGATCGGTGCCCCGCGCGTACATCCCGGCGGTGGAGAAGGGCGCCCGTGATGCCCTCGCGCAGGGCGGGCCGCAGGGGCATCCGGTCGTCGACGTGAGGGTCGAGCTCTACGACGGCAAGTCGCACTCGGTCGACTCCTCGGAGATGGCGTTCCGTACGGCCGCCGCGATGGGGGTCAAGGCCGCGCTCGCCGAGGCCGGCACGGTCGTGCTCGAGCCCGTGTCGCTCGTGACGGTCACGGTGCCGTCCGACCTGCAGGGCACGGTGCTCACCGACCTCTCTGGCCGGCGCGGCCGCGTCAGCGCGACGGAGTCCGCCGAGGACGGACGCGCCCGCGTCGTGGCGACCGTGCCCGAGGCCGAGCTCGCCCGCTACGTGCTCGACCTGCGCTCGATGACGGGCGGCCAGGCCGAGCTCACGATCACCCCCGACCGCTACGCGAAGGCGCCCAGCACGGCGAAGGCCTGA
- a CDS encoding PLP-dependent aminotransferase family protein, protein MTEVRVDAPALTALADFPDTTPRGIAGVIARLVNAGELGAGDRLPTVRELAGALGVSPATVSQAWQALSRAGLIESRGRAGSFVRGAASARLAPRMRGMAAPHDPVRLDLSRGTPDPLLLPALGPALSRVSARAETGSYQDEPVIPGLASVLATSWPSRAEAIVVVDGALDAISRTLDQVVRFGDLVVVEHPGFPPFLDLLDALGAEAVPVPLDEHGMLPGELASALARRPVALLLQPRAQNPTGASMTVERAEELARVIRSSDDADDLVVIEDDHSGLISTEGDVTLGAWLPDRVVHVRSFSKSHGPDLRIAALGGPRQLIERIMARRMLGPGWTSRMLQTILLDLLTDGASIDAVAEARRQYYTRQRALGDALRERGVPVAPADGINMWVPVLSERSALVQLAAAGIRVAAGTPFLAASDAATSGNGARSRRDGDFVRVTVGVLRDGADEVADALATAAQHLVAGGY, encoded by the coding sequence ATGACCGAGGTCCGAGTGGATGCCCCTGCGCTCACCGCGCTCGCCGACTTCCCCGACACGACTCCCCGCGGCATCGCCGGGGTCATCGCCCGGCTCGTGAACGCCGGCGAGCTGGGCGCAGGAGACCGCCTGCCCACCGTCCGGGAGCTGGCCGGCGCGCTCGGCGTGAGCCCCGCGACCGTGAGCCAGGCGTGGCAGGCGCTGTCGCGCGCCGGGCTCATCGAGTCGCGCGGCAGGGCCGGCAGCTTCGTGCGCGGCGCGGCATCCGCTCGGCTCGCGCCACGGATGCGTGGCATGGCGGCGCCGCACGACCCCGTGCGCCTCGACCTCTCGCGCGGCACGCCCGACCCGCTGCTCCTGCCCGCGCTCGGCCCCGCCCTGTCGCGCGTCTCGGCGCGCGCGGAGACCGGCAGTTACCAGGACGAGCCCGTCATCCCGGGGCTCGCGAGCGTGCTCGCGACCTCGTGGCCGTCGCGCGCCGAGGCGATCGTCGTGGTCGATGGCGCGCTCGACGCGATCTCGCGCACGCTCGACCAGGTCGTGCGGTTCGGCGATCTCGTCGTGGTCGAGCATCCGGGATTCCCGCCGTTCCTCGACCTGCTCGACGCGCTCGGCGCCGAGGCGGTGCCCGTGCCGCTCGACGAGCACGGCATGCTGCCGGGCGAGCTCGCGTCGGCGCTCGCGCGACGGCCGGTCGCGTTGCTGCTGCAGCCGCGCGCGCAGAACCCGACCGGCGCCTCGATGACGGTCGAGCGGGCCGAGGAGCTCGCCCGCGTCATCCGATCGAGCGACGACGCCGACGACCTCGTGGTCATCGAGGACGACCACTCGGGCCTCATCTCGACCGAGGGCGACGTGACGCTCGGCGCGTGGCTGCCCGACCGCGTCGTGCACGTGCGCAGCTTCTCGAAGTCGCACGGCCCCGACCTGCGCATCGCGGCGCTCGGCGGCCCGCGGCAGCTCATCGAGCGCATCATGGCGCGGCGCATGCTCGGACCCGGCTGGACGTCGCGCATGCTCCAGACGATCCTGCTCGACCTGCTCACCGACGGCGCCTCGATCGACGCCGTGGCCGAGGCGCGGCGCCAGTACTACACGCGGCAGCGCGCGCTCGGCGACGCGCTCCGCGAGCGCGGAGTCCCCGTCGCGCCGGCCGACGGCATCAACATGTGGGTACCGGTGCTGAGCGAGCGGTCGGCACTCGTGCAGCTCGCCGCGGCCGGCATCCGAGTGGCCGCGGGCACGCCGTTCCTCGCCGCATCGGATGCCGCGACGTCGGGCAACGGCGCACGCTCGCGACGCGACGGCGACTTCGTGCGCGTCACCGTCGGCGTGCTGCGCGACGGCGCCGACGAGGTCGCGGACGCGCTCGCGACGGCGGCGCAGCACCTCGTCGCGGGGGGCTACTGA
- a CDS encoding nitrilase-related carbon-nitrogen hydrolase, with protein MTIVRAAITQTTWTGDKESMLDKHEQFARQAKEQGAEVICFQELFYGPYFGITEDVKYYDYAEPADGPIVQRFAALAKELGMVMVLPIYEEEQPGVYYNTAVVVDADGTILGSYRKHHIPNLDKFWEKFYFRPGNLGYPVFNTAVGPIGVYICYDRHFPEGWRELGLNGAQIVFNPNATKPGLSNRLWEIEQPAAAAANGYFIGAANRVGLEDNEYGDLAVNFYGKSQFVNPQGVIVGDYGSETDEEVVVRDLDMDMIRDVRNAWQFYRDRRPDSYTSIPKP; from the coding sequence ATGACGATCGTCCGAGCGGCCATCACGCAGACGACCTGGACGGGCGACAAGGAGTCCATGCTCGACAAGCACGAGCAGTTCGCCCGCCAGGCGAAGGAGCAGGGAGCCGAGGTGATCTGCTTCCAGGAGCTGTTCTACGGCCCCTACTTCGGCATCACCGAGGACGTGAAGTACTACGACTACGCCGAGCCGGCCGACGGGCCCATCGTGCAGCGCTTCGCCGCGCTCGCCAAGGAGCTCGGCATGGTCATGGTGCTGCCCATCTACGAGGAGGAGCAGCCCGGCGTCTACTACAACACCGCGGTCGTCGTCGACGCCGACGGCACGATCCTCGGGTCGTACCGCAAGCACCACATCCCGAACCTCGACAAGTTCTGGGAGAAGTTCTACTTCCGCCCCGGCAACCTCGGCTATCCGGTGTTCAACACGGCCGTCGGCCCGATCGGCGTCTACATCTGCTACGACCGGCACTTCCCCGAGGGCTGGCGCGAGCTGGGCCTCAACGGCGCGCAGATCGTGTTCAACCCGAACGCGACGAAGCCGGGCCTCTCGAACCGCCTCTGGGAGATCGAGCAGCCGGCGGCAGCGGCCGCGAACGGCTACTTCATCGGCGCCGCGAACCGCGTCGGCCTCGAGGACAACGAGTACGGCGACCTCGCCGTGAACTTCTACGGCAAGAGCCAGTTCGTGAACCCCCAGGGCGTCATCGTGGGCGACTACGGCTCCGAGACCGATGAGGAGGTCGTCGTGCGCGACCTCGACATGGACATGATCCGCGACGTGCGCAACGCGTGGCAGTTCTACCGCGATCGCCGTCCCGACTCGTACACGTCCATCCCGAAGCCGTAG
- the hydA gene encoding dihydropyrimidinase, with the protein MATTLITGGTVVSATGRAAADVLIDGETIRAVLEPGSTLLGTDVAASVDRVIDATGKYVIPGGIDAHTHMQLPFGGTEASDTFESGTRAAAHGGTTSIIDFAVQTYGQRIEDGLAAWHEKAAGNCAIDYGFHQIVGDVNEASLEAMRRLPDEGVSSFKLFMAYPGVFYSDDAQVLKAMQVSRDTGMLTMMHAENGPAIDVLAAQLVEQGKTDPYYHGIARAWEMEEEATHRAIMLAKLTGAPLYVVHVSAKQAVEQLAWARDKGQNVYGETCPQYLYLSLEEQLGAESEQWGHFEGAKWVCSTPLRSREERHQDAMWQALRTNDLQMVSTDHCPFCMKDQKELGLGDFRKIPNGIGSIEHRMDLMYQGVVTGEITLERWVELTSTTPARMFGLYGTKGVIQPGADADIVVYDPNGHTSIGLEKTHHMNMDYSAWEGYEIDGHVDTVLSRGRVVVDGDEYLGDAGDGKYLKRGLSQYLI; encoded by the coding sequence ATGGCGACCACCCTCATCACCGGCGGCACTGTCGTGAGCGCCACCGGGCGCGCCGCCGCCGACGTCCTCATCGACGGCGAGACGATCCGGGCCGTGCTCGAGCCCGGCAGCACCCTGCTGGGCACGGATGTCGCGGCATCCGTCGACCGCGTCATCGACGCGACCGGCAAGTACGTCATCCCCGGCGGCATCGACGCGCACACGCACATGCAGCTGCCGTTCGGCGGCACCGAGGCATCCGACACCTTCGAGAGCGGCACCCGGGCGGCGGCCCACGGCGGCACCACGTCGATCATCGACTTCGCGGTGCAGACCTACGGACAGCGCATCGAGGACGGCCTGGCGGCGTGGCACGAGAAGGCCGCGGGCAACTGCGCGATCGACTACGGGTTCCACCAGATCGTCGGTGACGTGAACGAGGCCTCGCTCGAGGCGATGCGCCGGCTGCCCGACGAGGGCGTGTCGAGCTTCAAGCTCTTCATGGCCTACCCGGGCGTCTTCTACTCGGATGATGCGCAGGTCCTGAAGGCCATGCAGGTCTCGCGCGACACGGGCATGCTGACGATGATGCACGCCGAGAACGGCCCTGCGATCGATGTGCTCGCGGCCCAGCTCGTCGAGCAGGGCAAGACCGACCCGTACTACCACGGCATCGCCCGCGCCTGGGAGATGGAGGAGGAGGCCACCCACCGCGCGATCATGCTCGCGAAGCTCACGGGCGCCCCGCTCTACGTGGTGCACGTGTCGGCGAAGCAGGCCGTCGAGCAGCTCGCCTGGGCGCGCGACAAGGGCCAGAACGTCTACGGCGAGACGTGCCCGCAGTACCTGTACCTCTCGCTCGAGGAGCAGCTCGGCGCCGAGAGCGAGCAGTGGGGGCACTTCGAGGGCGCGAAGTGGGTGTGCTCGACGCCGCTGCGCTCGCGCGAGGAGCGCCACCAGGACGCGATGTGGCAGGCGCTGCGCACGAACGACCTGCAGATGGTCTCCACCGACCATTGCCCATTCTGCATGAAGGACCAGAAGGAGCTCGGGCTCGGCGACTTCCGGAAGATCCCGAACGGCATCGGCTCGATCGAGCACCGCATGGACCTCATGTACCAGGGCGTCGTCACGGGAGAGATCACGCTCGAGCGCTGGGTGGAGCTCACGAGCACCACGCCCGCGCGGATGTTCGGCCTCTACGGCACCAAGGGCGTCATCCAGCCCGGTGCCGACGCCGACATCGTCGTCTACGACCCGAACGGGCACACCTCGATCGGCCTCGAGAAGACCCACCACATGAACATGGACTATTCGGCCTGGGAGGGCTACGAGATCGACGGCCACGTCGACACCGTGCTCTCGCGCGGCAGGGTCGTCGTCGACGGCGACGAGTACCTCGGCGATGCAGGCGACGGGAAGTACCTGAAGCGCGGGCTCAGCCAGTACCTCATCTAG
- a CDS encoding TIGR03842 family LLM class F420-dependent oxidoreductase — translation MEFGAVLQTNPPASRTIQLAKLAEVHGFSHVWTFDSHLLWQEPYVIYSQILAQTQRVKVGPFVTNPATRDWTVTASVFATLNEMFGNRTVCGIGRGDSAVRVTNGRPTTMAELRESIHVIRELGNSRSVEYKGSTIQFPWSRGSELEVWVAAYGPMALKLAGEVGDGFILQLADVDIAAWMIKHVRDAAEAAGRDPMSVKFCVAAPFYIGDDWAHMRDQCRWFGGMVGNHVADIVAKYGMHGTVPDALTEYIKGREGYDYNEHGRAGNVHTEFVPDEIIDRFCLLGTADQHLDKLKQLAELGVDQFAGYLQHDNKEETLRVYGETVIPAMTEHITAKA, via the coding sequence ATGGAATTCGGAGCGGTCCTCCAGACCAACCCGCCGGCGTCGCGCACGATCCAGCTCGCGAAGCTCGCGGAGGTCCACGGCTTCTCGCACGTGTGGACGTTCGACTCGCACCTGCTCTGGCAGGAGCCGTACGTCATCTACAGCCAGATCCTCGCGCAGACCCAGCGCGTGAAGGTCGGGCCGTTCGTGACCAACCCCGCGACGCGTGACTGGACCGTGACGGCGTCGGTGTTCGCGACGCTCAACGAGATGTTCGGCAACCGCACGGTGTGCGGAATCGGCCGGGGCGACTCGGCCGTGCGCGTCACGAACGGCCGGCCCACGACGATGGCGGAGCTGCGCGAGTCGATCCACGTGATCCGCGAGCTCGGCAACTCGCGGTCGGTCGAATACAAGGGCTCGACGATCCAGTTCCCGTGGAGCCGGGGCTCGGAGCTCGAGGTCTGGGTCGCGGCCTACGGCCCGATGGCGCTCAAGCTCGCGGGCGAGGTGGGCGACGGGTTCATCCTGCAGCTCGCCGACGTCGACATCGCCGCCTGGATGATCAAGCACGTGCGGGATGCCGCGGAGGCCGCGGGCCGCGACCCGATGTCGGTGAAGTTCTGCGTCGCCGCGCCGTTCTACATCGGCGACGACTGGGCGCACATGCGCGACCAGTGCCGCTGGTTCGGCGGCATGGTCGGCAACCACGTCGCCGACATCGTCGCGAAGTACGGCATGCACGGCACGGTGCCCGACGCGCTCACCGAGTACATCAAGGGCCGCGAGGGCTACGACTACAACGAGCACGGGCGGGCCGGCAACGTGCACACCGAGTTCGTGCCCGACGAGATCATCGACCGGTTCTGCCTGCTCGGCACGGCCGACCAGCACCTCGACAAGCTCAAGCAGCTCGCGGAGCTCGGCGTCGACCAGTTCGCCGGGTACCTCCAGCACGACAACAAGGAGGAGACGCTGCGCGTGTACGGCGAGACGGTGATCCCCGCCATGACCGAGCACATCACGGCGAAGGCATGA